The Ochotona princeps isolate mOchPri1 chromosome 1, mOchPri1.hap1, whole genome shotgun sequence genome has a segment encoding these proteins:
- the LOC101528495 gene encoding 10 kDa heat shock protein, mitochondrial-like, producing MPVDALIQPSIAHPTFCHLPLDAAAGMIYRTPQSQLVLFNAASSLQAGQAFRKFLPLFDLVLVERSAVEAVTKGGIMLPERSQGKVLQATVVAVGSGSKGKGGESQPVSVKVGNEVLPEYGGTKVVLDDKDYFLFRDGDMLGKYVD from the exons ATGCCCGTGGATGCTCTGATTCagcccagcatagcccatcccaCATTTTGTCATTTGCCACTGGATGCTGCAGCTGGGATGATCTATCGCACCCCCCAGTCCCAacttgtgctg TTCAACGCTGCCTCTTCCCTGCAGGCGGGACAAGCATTTAGGAAGTTTCTGCCTCTCTTTGACCTGGTGCTGGTGGAAAGGAGTGCCGTGGAAGCTGTCACCAAAGGAGGCATAATGCTACCGGAGAGGTCCCAAGGAAAAGTGTTGCAGGCGACAGTAGTGGCTGTGGGATCGGGTTCTAAAGGAAAGGGTGGAGAGAGTCAGCCAGTTAGTGTGAAAGTTGGAAATGAAGTTCTTCCAGAATATGGAGGCACCAAAGTAGTTCTAGATGACAAGGATTATTTTCTATTTAGAGATGGTGACATGCTTGGAAAATACGTAGATTGA